One Halobacterium zhouii genomic region harbors:
- the rmuC gene encoding DNA recombination protein RmuC: MPVNDTLLSAAILAVAVGTLAMVWRVHATVRTRGGVDSDKLSAAITQTWREMDIDRIAHDLENHADDIQEFHGDIARMLRTPQERGEFGEQQLEVLLDDHLPPGMYGTREQVVDGKTPDAHIQSAGGLICIDSKFPLDNYEQYLDADSDHERDQYRRAFRDDVERQLQKIAADYVRPTQGTTDFAFAFIPSESVYYHLITEEYDLLREFTKRGVQVVSPLTFGHKLELIKADVHAQKLSEQAEDVLDRLEELGERFDDVEDEWNTLYRHISNAKNKADDVDRSYDRLREEFDRVDEPTIEN; encoded by the coding sequence ATGCCGGTAAACGACACGCTCCTGTCCGCCGCCATCCTCGCGGTCGCCGTCGGCACGCTCGCGATGGTGTGGCGCGTCCACGCCACCGTCCGCACGCGCGGCGGCGTCGACTCCGACAAACTCTCGGCCGCCATCACCCAGACCTGGCGCGAGATGGACATCGACAGGATCGCCCACGACCTCGAGAACCACGCCGACGATATCCAGGAGTTCCACGGCGACATCGCGCGCATGCTCCGCACCCCACAGGAGCGCGGCGAGTTCGGCGAACAGCAACTCGAGGTCCTCCTCGACGACCACCTCCCCCCGGGAATGTACGGCACCCGTGAGCAGGTCGTCGACGGCAAGACCCCGGACGCGCACATCCAGTCCGCCGGCGGCCTCATCTGCATCGACTCGAAGTTCCCCCTCGACAACTACGAGCAGTACCTCGACGCCGACAGCGACCACGAACGTGACCAGTACCGCCGCGCGTTCCGCGACGACGTCGAACGCCAACTCCAGAAGATCGCTGCCGACTACGTCCGTCCCACGCAGGGCACCACGGACTTCGCGTTCGCGTTCATCCCCTCCGAGAGCGTCTACTACCACCTCATCACCGAGGAGTACGACCTCCTCCGGGAGTTCACCAAACGCGGCGTCCAGGTCGTCTCTCCGCTCACGTTCGGCCACAAACTCGAACTCATCAAGGCCGACGTCCACGCCCAGAAACTCTCCGAGCAGGCCGAAGACGTCCTCGACCGACTCGAGGAACTCGGCGAACGCTTCGACGACGTCGAGGACGAGTGGAACACCCTCTACCGCCACATCTCGAACGCCAAGAACAAGGCCGACGACGTCGACCGGAGCTACGACCGACTCCGCGAAGAGTTCGACCGCGTCGACGAACCGACTATCGAGAACTGA
- a CDS encoding helix-turn-helix domain-containing protein, whose amino-acid sequence MTTKTPAELSHSSQTDDLAATDIFPLLADDRRRAILHYLCQHTGAVSLGELAEQLAVREDNPTYDHYERILTDLHHTQLPKLVDGGLVRYDVDQETVRALDAIESVRPYLDLAFTDDCQ is encoded by the coding sequence ATGACGACGAAGACTCCCGCCGAACTGTCGCATAGTTCGCAGACTGACGACCTCGCCGCCACGGACATCTTCCCGCTCCTCGCGGACGACCGGCGTCGAGCCATCCTCCACTACCTCTGTCAGCACACCGGCGCCGTGTCTCTCGGGGAACTCGCCGAACAGCTCGCCGTCCGTGAGGACAACCCGACGTACGACCACTACGAACGCATCCTCACCGACCTCCACCACACCCAACTCCCGAAACTGGTCGACGGCGGCCTCGTTCGCTACGACGTCGACCAGGAGACGGTCCGCGCGCTAGACGCCATCGAATCCGTACGACCGTATCTGGACCTGGCGTTCACAGACGACTGCCAGTGA